A genomic window from Camelina sativa cultivar DH55 chromosome 2, Cs, whole genome shotgun sequence includes:
- the LOC104718099 gene encoding agamous-like MADS-box protein AGL14 (The sequence of the model RefSeq protein was modified relative to this genomic sequence to represent the inferred CDS: added 40 bases not found in genome assembly) — MVRGKTEMKRIENATSRQVTFSKRRNGLLKKAFELSVLCDAEVALIIFSPRGKLYEFSSSSSIPKTVERYQKRIQDLGSNHKRNDNSQQSKDETYGLARKIEHLEISTRKMMGEGLDASSIEELQQLENQLDRSLMKIRAKKYQLLREEIEKLKEKERNLVAENKMLMEKCEMGGRGIVARTSSSTTTEEVDIDDNEMEVVTDLFIGPPETRHSKKFPPPN; from the exons ATGGTGAGGGGAAAGACAGAGATGAAGCGGATAGAGAACGCAACGAGCAGGCAAGTGACTTTCTCCAAGAGAAGAAATGGACTTTTGAAGAAAGCCTTTGAATTATCAGTCCTTTGTGATGCTGAAGTTGCCCTAATCATCTTCTCTCCTAGAGGCAAACTCTATGAGTTCTCTAGCTCCTCCAG tATACCAAAAACAGTAGAAAGATATCAGAAGCGAATACAAGATCTTGGGTCTAACCATAAGAGAAATGATAACTCACAG CAATCGAAGGATGAAACCTATGGCTTGGCGAGAAAGATCGAACATTTGGAGATTTCGACAAG AAAAATGATGGGAGAAGGACTTGACGCATCTTCTATAGAAGAGTTACAACAATTGGAGAACCAGTTGGACCGAAGCTTAATGAAAATAAGAGCCAAAAAG TATCAATTATTACGCGAAGAAATTGAGAAGTTAAAAGAAAAG GAGAGGAACCtcgttgcagaaaataaaatgCTGATGGAGAAG TGTGAGATGGGAGGAAGAGGAATAGTAGCAAGaacttcatcatcaacaacaactgAAGAAGTGGACATAGATGACAATGAAATGGAAGTGGTGACTGATTTGTTCATTGGACCTCC
- the LOC109126361 gene encoding cysteine-rich receptor-like protein kinase 45: MPQYKPRENAVAAASDDSITGNTILLILGSLVSPEYKMKLKNVMRCWNRGEAIDVIHEVMREEEREDSISEILRYIHIALLCIDEDADTRPSIDKVLHWFSCLSTPLPEPFIGNRFLAEEETNLSWSPSLSPGHSSVSFMSPISSRQGY, translated from the exons ATGCCACAATACAAACCAAGGGAAAATGCAGTAGCTGCGGCTAGTGATGATAGTATAACGGGTAACACCATTCTTCTTATTCTAGGATCCTTGGTTTCTCCTGAGTACAAAATGAAGCTTAAAAAT GTTATGAGATGCTGGAACAGAGGAGAAGCCATCGATGTGATCCATGAAgtgatgagagaagaagaaagagaagattcGATAAGCGAAATCTTGAGATACATTCACATTGCTTTGTTATGTATCGATGAGGATGCAGACACAAGGCCGAGTATTGATAAAGTTCTTCATTGGTTTAGTTGTTTATCTACGCCTTTGCCTGAACCATTCATTGGTAATCGATTTCTTGCAGAGGAAGAAACAAATCTGTCTTGGTCACCGTCTCTATCTCCCGGTCATAGCTCTGTCAGTTTCATGTCACCTATATCTTCGCGTCAAGGATATTGA
- the LOC104718087 gene encoding cysteine-rich receptor-like protein kinase 45 gives MAVASLLDTVFRRRKKKSTELINNYAVFEFDFDTIRAATNEFSDVIGRGGFGSVYKGRLRSGQEIAVKILLKSSIRTHRQFHNELNLLSKLRHKNLINLLGFSTKRDHYCLVYEFMPNSSLDCVILDPHRASQLSWEMCRNIIQGIACGLRYLHEESGLWVVHRDIKPANILLDSNLKPKIMGFELAMMMQQGGNEAESTEIVGTVGYLDPVYMRSGRVSVKSDVYGFGVTILTIISRRKVWIVDGDSLIEYVMRCWNRGEAIDVIHEMMREEEREDSISEILRYIHIALLCIDEDAETRPSIDKVLHWFSCLSTPLPEPFIGNRFLAEEETNLSWSPSLSPGHSSVMSPISSR, from the exons atGGCCGTTGCTTCGCTTCTTGATACCGTTTTCagacgaagaaagaagaagtctACTGAGTTGATAAACA ATTATGCAGTTTTCGAATTTGACTTCGACACCATTAGAGCCGCAACAAATGAGTTCTCAGATGTGATTGGTCGTGGAGGATTTGGTTCTGTTTACAAG gGTAGGCTTCGAAGTGGACAAGAAATAGCAGTGAAGATATTACTTAAAAGTTCAATTAGAACTCATAGACAGTTTCATAATGAACTTAATCTTTTGTCAAAGCTTAGGCACAAGAATCTTATCAATCTTCTTGGTTTCTCCACTAAACGAGACCACTATTGTCTTGTTTATGAGTTCATGCCTAACTCGAGCCTTGATTGTGTTATACTAG ATCCACACAGAGCTTCTCAGCTAAGTTGGGAGATGTGTCGAAACATTATCCAAGGCATAGCTTGTGGTTTACGTTACCTTCATGAAGAATCAGGGTTGTGGGTCGTTCACCGCGACATTAAACCTGCAAACATTCTATTAGATTCAAATCTAAAACCGAAAATCATGGGATTTGAATTGGCAATGATGATGCAACAAGGTGGAAACGAAGCTGAATCAACTGAGATTGTTGGTACCGT AGGGTATTTAGATCCAGTATATATGCGAAGCGGACGTGTTTCTGTCAAATCTGATGTTTATGGCTTTGGAGTTACAATCTTGACGATCATTAGCAGAAGGAAGGTTTGGATTGTGGACGGAGACTCTTTAATCGAATAT GTTATGAGATGCTGGAACAGAGGAGAAGCCATCGATGTGATCCATGAaatgatgagagaagaagaaagagaagattcGATAAGCGAAATCTTGAGATATATTCACATTGCTTTGTTATGTATCGATGAGGATGCGGAGACAAGGCCGAGTATTGATAAAGTTCTTCATTGGTTTAGTTGTTTATCTACGCCTTTGCCTGAACCATTCATTGGTAATCGATTTCTTGCAGAGGAAGAAACAAATCTGTCTTGGTCACCGTCTCTATCTCCCGGTCATAGCTCTGTCATGTCACCTATATCTTCGCGTTAA